One stretch of Segatella copri DNA includes these proteins:
- a CDS encoding ISAs1 family transposase — MSIIKLSKQIADPRVAGRTVHKMEHIIYITIAAVIAGAQSWNEIAEFGKSKLDFFKKRLQGLETIPSHDTFNRFFSIFDPKGFEEIFRNWVREIVGEVKGVVAIDGKLMRGSSKCDAEHTIGQADFRTWIVSAWSADNSISLGQEKVGEKTNEITVVPKLLSAIDVSNAIVTIDAMGCQTSITEKIIEGKGDYIIALKENQKKSYEFAKDMIYEHEYRGNCNVVTKHYSFNEGHGRQEERTCIVVSYGDIMQRMFKNRFVGLRSVVGITSRRSVATSGETSEETRYYITSLSNEDPEKIASAIRQHWSIENNLHWQLDITFREDESKKVKNAARNFSTISKMVLSILKNDKTTKGSLNLKRLKAGWDEEYLSKLLEGSAI; from the coding sequence ATGAGCATTATTAAGTTATCTAAACAAATAGCCGACCCACGAGTTGCGGGTCGAACTGTCCATAAAATGGAACATATCATTTACATTACAATCGCTGCGGTAATTGCAGGAGCTCAATCTTGGAACGAAATTGCAGAGTTTGGAAAAAGTAAGTTAGACTTCTTCAAAAAGCGTTTGCAGGGGTTGGAGACTATTCCAAGCCATGACACCTTCAATCGTTTCTTTTCTATCTTTGATCCAAAAGGATTTGAAGAGATCTTCAGAAACTGGGTTAGAGAAATTGTAGGGGAAGTCAAAGGTGTTGTTGCCATTGATGGCAAGCTTATGCGTGGATCAAGCAAGTGTGATGCCGAGCACACTATTGGTCAAGCTGACTTCCGCACATGGATCGTATCTGCTTGGTCAGCAGACAACAGCATATCACTTGGGCAAGAGAAAGTCGGTGAAAAAACAAATGAAATCACGGTCGTTCCCAAGTTGCTTAGTGCTATAGACGTGTCAAATGCCATTGTGACAATAGATGCTATGGGATGCCAAACTTCTATAACAGAGAAAATCATAGAAGGCAAGGGGGACTATATTATCGCCTTGAAGGAAAATCAGAAGAAAAGTTACGAATTTGCTAAGGACATGATTTACGAGCATGAGTATAGAGGCAATTGTAATGTAGTGACAAAACATTATTCCTTTAATGAGGGACATGGTCGTCAGGAAGAAAGAACCTGCATTGTTGTAAGCTATGGGGACATAATGCAGAGAATGTTTAAGAACAGGTTTGTTGGGTTAAGGTCTGTTGTCGGGATTACCTCAAGAAGATCTGTTGCGACATCTGGTGAAACATCTGAGGAAACAAGATACTATATAACTTCCTTAAGTAATGAAGACCCCGAAAAGATAGCAAGCGCCATTAGGCAACATTGGTCCATAGAAAACAACTTGCATTGGCAATTGGACATTACTTTCAGAGAAGACGAAAGTAAGAAAGTCAAAAATGCAGCGAGGAACTTCTCTACCATAAGCAAAATGGTCCTCTCCATCTTGAAAAATGACAAGACGACCAAGGGAAGTCTCAACCTGAAAAGATTGAAGGCAGGCTGGGATGAAGAGTACCTGTCAAAACTTTTGGAGGGCAGCGCAATTTAA
- a CDS encoding C10 family peptidase, whose protein sequence is MKRKLHFKNILALLLLLVYSPSEAKRITQWQAQQQAYSFWGKQMPQKARAKSRTANTASRSDAYYVFNNDAGGFVIIAGDDAVAPVLGYTSTGTFDAGNLPDGLKDLLKSYERQIAALANSNQANQTATRTGFSGEKLLNTAKWDQMAPFNKYTPNKYPVGCAATAGAIVMQYHGYPAKGTGSHSYKWDGKTLTAQFEHEYDWANMPARYDGTNAADFDGVARLMSDLGVAVDMQYAEDGSGSYISDLVAAMQKYFGYSKISHQMSIEAGSAEEWNEKLRGEIDANRPVLYAAFDSIGGGHAFVIDGYKDDSFSVNWGWGGLCNGFYHIGALNPQNEEGKPVASRYNVGQMAVFGMEPSDGKEKISDMRFTKMTDYLQEMNMNVTDVKKGQKCIVFSVPIKNEGKQNFDGVLAMALMNAKGEIREIISSSTKTIKDFGRGYIYPKLQGRRIKYFIR, encoded by the coding sequence ATGAAACGAAAATTACACTTTAAAAACATATTGGCATTGTTGCTGCTGCTGGTATATTCTCCTTCGGAGGCTAAGCGGATAACTCAATGGCAGGCACAGCAGCAGGCTTATAGCTTCTGGGGAAAACAGATGCCGCAGAAAGCTAGAGCCAAGAGCAGAACGGCTAATACCGCATCGCGCTCTGATGCTTATTATGTTTTCAACAATGACGCAGGCGGATTCGTCATTATAGCAGGTGACGACGCAGTAGCGCCAGTTTTGGGGTATACCTCAACAGGAACATTTGATGCAGGAAATCTGCCCGACGGATTGAAGGACCTGCTCAAGAGTTATGAACGGCAGATAGCAGCGCTGGCTAACAGCAATCAGGCGAACCAGACTGCCACAAGAACCGGTTTCAGCGGCGAAAAGCTGCTCAATACCGCGAAATGGGACCAGATGGCTCCATTCAACAAGTACACGCCAAACAAATATCCGGTTGGCTGTGCGGCTACGGCTGGTGCCATCGTGATGCAGTATCACGGTTATCCTGCCAAGGGCACCGGAAGCCATTCCTATAAATGGGACGGCAAGACCCTGACTGCCCAATTCGAGCACGAATATGATTGGGCAAACATGCCTGCGCGATATGACGGAACCAACGCTGCTGACTTCGACGGCGTGGCAAGGCTCATGTCAGACCTCGGTGTGGCTGTGGATATGCAGTATGCTGAAGACGGTAGCGGTTCGTATATAAGCGATCTGGTGGCCGCCATGCAGAAGTATTTCGGCTACAGCAAGATTTCGCATCAGATGTCAATAGAAGCTGGGAGCGCAGAGGAATGGAACGAAAAGTTGCGCGGAGAGATTGATGCCAACCGTCCTGTGCTCTATGCTGCATTCGACTCTATTGGTGGCGGTCATGCCTTCGTGATAGATGGTTACAAGGACGATAGCTTCAGCGTAAACTGGGGCTGGGGCGGTCTTTGCAACGGGTTCTACCATATAGGAGCCCTCAATCCGCAAAACGAAGAAGGAAAGCCAGTTGCCAGTCGGTATAACGTTGGCCAGATGGCAGTATTCGGCATGGAGCCATCTGACGGAAAGGAAAAAATCTCTGATATGAGATTCACGAAGATGACTGACTATCTTCAGGAAATGAATATGAATGTTACTGATGTGAAGAAGGGACAGAAATGTATCGTCTTTTCAGTACCAATCAAAAATGAAGGAAAACAGAACTTTGACGGAGTACTTGCCATGGCTCTGATGAATGCTAAGGGCGAGATTCGGGAGATTATATCATCCAGCACCAAGACGATTAAAGATTTTGGACGGGGCTACATCTATCCTAAATTGCAGGGCAGACGCATTAAATATTTTATTCGTTAA
- a CDS encoding C10 family peptidase: MKRLLHIQFLLVLLLALGYSSLQAKRITQWQAQQQAYSFWGKQMPQKARAKSRAATTASRSDAYYVFNNDAGGFVIIAGDDAVTPVLGYTSTGSFDAENLPDGLKDLLKSYERQIAALGDNYVANQTATRAGFTGENLLNTAKWNQGNPFNKYTPNNYVTGCVATAGAIVMKHHGYPAKGTGSHSYTWNGKTLSANFEHTYDWASMPAKYDGTNDAAFDGVARLMADLGVAVEMQYAKNGSGAYIGDMISALQTYFGYSKLTHLESIDDMEAEAWNAKLRGEIDANRPILYSASDASAGGHSFIIDGYKNESFSVNWGWGGYCNGFYQIGALNPESAGKPTGDKYNLGQTAVIGLQPSDGTEKISGMGFLTNVGGLKMLNMNITDVKKGQNGVIFCAPIGNTGDQPYTGEVAVALMNAKGEMREIVSSSSQTFNNLSSGSYYPSLSFNFVSTVDAEPGDYLAIVAKEKGSSEYIELYDQSFERLRLPATGYEPRTFEVNTKMGEGATFKQAETRYNHFYNGKPVIGSWYYYYLTVDEGISKYFAELNGKLIDDVKTGTDQLNYFRGIEPVYDLVVNTYRDYQEKELVINLEKAGQLKETFAKETPDYLVYRNIKVNGEIDKRDFDELASHYFKSIDLSGAKVVAYEGYKADMVPGYAFYSNTYLEHFKMPAGVRELGFNAFRATNLKEIDLPETIEEFGRNTFYACFELKDVYMRHKEAPYWISWCVFAGKSSKLYRTLHLYPGSKAKYDAHQYTKNWIKYFDNVVEDLEPTGIHSVTLDENTVPKAIYDLNGRRIQNVPSRGIYIQNGKKISAK, encoded by the coding sequence ATGAAGCGACTATTACACATTCAATTCCTATTGGTATTGTTGCTGGCGCTGGGATACTCTTCTCTGCAAGCTAAGCGAATCACACAATGGCAGGCTCAGCAGCAGGCTTACAGCTTCTGGGGAAAACAGATGCCGCAGAAGGCAAGGGCGAAGAGCAGGGCGGCTACTACCGCATCGCGCTCTGATGCTTACTATGTATTTAATAACGACGCAGGCGGATTCGTCATTATCGCTGGTGATGATGCCGTAACGCCAGTCTTGGGCTATACCTCAACGGGATCATTTGATGCAGAAAATCTGCCTGATGGACTGAAGGATCTGCTGAAGAGCTATGAGCGGCAGATTGCGGCGCTGGGCGACAACTATGTAGCGAACCAGACTGCCACGAGAGCCGGTTTTACAGGCGAAAACCTGCTCAATACCGCAAAATGGAACCAGGGCAATCCATTCAATAAGTATACGCCAAACAACTATGTAACAGGCTGTGTGGCAACGGCTGGTGCCATCGTAATGAAGCACCACGGCTATCCTGCCAAGGGCACCGGAAGCCATTCTTATACCTGGAACGGCAAGACCCTCTCAGCCAATTTCGAGCATACCTACGACTGGGCAAGCATGCCTGCTAAATATGACGGCACCAACGATGCTGCTTTCGACGGCGTGGCAAGACTGATGGCAGACCTCGGTGTGGCTGTGGAGATGCAGTATGCTAAGAACGGAAGCGGTGCGTATATCGGTGATATGATATCTGCCCTGCAGACGTATTTCGGCTACAGCAAGCTTACGCATCTGGAGTCAATAGATGATATGGAGGCTGAGGCATGGAATGCGAAACTGCGTGGCGAGATTGATGCCAACCGTCCGATTCTCTATTCCGCTTCCGATGCTTCGGCTGGCGGCCATTCCTTCATCATTGACGGATACAAGAACGAAAGCTTCAGCGTAAACTGGGGCTGGGGCGGCTATTGTAATGGCTTCTACCAGATAGGAGCCCTGAATCCGGAAAGCGCAGGAAAGCCAACGGGCGATAAATATAACCTGGGACAGACGGCGGTAATCGGTCTGCAGCCATCCGATGGAACGGAGAAAATCTCTGGCATGGGATTCTTGACAAATGTAGGTGGGTTGAAGATGTTGAATATGAATATCACCGATGTGAAGAAGGGGCAGAATGGTGTCATCTTCTGTGCGCCAATCGGCAATACGGGAGACCAGCCGTATACCGGAGAAGTAGCCGTAGCGCTGATGAATGCGAAGGGCGAGATGCGGGAAATCGTATCATCCAGTTCTCAGACTTTTAATAATTTGAGCAGTGGCTCGTATTATCCGTCTCTGTCTTTCAATTTTGTGAGTACAGTAGATGCAGAACCGGGTGATTATCTGGCTATTGTGGCAAAGGAAAAAGGCTCTTCGGAATATATAGAGCTGTATGATCAGAGCTTCGAGAGATTGCGTCTGCCGGCAACCGGATATGAGCCTCGTACATTTGAGGTAAACACGAAAATGGGCGAGGGGGCTACATTCAAGCAAGCAGAAACGAGGTATAATCATTTCTATAATGGCAAGCCGGTTATCGGTTCATGGTACTATTATTATCTGACCGTAGATGAAGGCATCTCAAAGTATTTCGCAGAATTGAACGGAAAGCTGATAGATGATGTTAAAACGGGTACTGACCAGCTGAATTATTTCAGAGGTATTGAACCGGTTTATGACCTCGTGGTGAACACTTATCGCGACTATCAGGAGAAGGAGTTGGTAATCAACCTGGAGAAGGCTGGACAGCTGAAGGAAACATTTGCCAAGGAAACCCCAGACTATTTAGTATACAGAAATATTAAGGTGAACGGCGAGATAGACAAGCGCGACTTTGATGAGCTGGCGAGTCATTATTTCAAGAGCATCGACCTGAGCGGTGCCAAGGTGGTGGCTTATGAAGGTTACAAGGCTGATATGGTTCCTGGCTATGCATTCTACAGCAACACTTATCTGGAGCATTTCAAGATGCCAGCCGGCGTCAGGGAGTTAGGCTTCAATGCTTTCAGGGCAACCAATCTGAAGGAGATTGATTTGCCTGAGACGATAGAGGAGTTCGGCCGCAACACATTCTATGCCTGCTTCGAATTGAAGGATGTATATATGCGTCATAAAGAGGCACCTTACTGGATAAGCTGGTGTGTATTTGCTGGCAAGAGCAGTAAGTTGTATCGCACGCTGCATCTCTATCCGGGCAGCAAGGCGAAGTATGATGCTCATCAGTATACCAAGAACTGGATTAAATACTTTGATAATGTGGTAGAGGATCTGGAGCCTACCGGCATCCATTCTGTAACGTTGGATGAGAATACCGTCCCTAAGGCCATTTACGACCTGAATGGCCGCAGAATACAAAATGTTCCATCTAGGGGTATCTATATCCAGAATGGAAAGAAAATAAGCGCGAAGTAA
- a CDS encoding NigD1/NigD2 family lipoprotein: MRKIDFKKIGLAAMMLLSALTFQSCDNDNDTDWDRVFPNALVTVKKSGDACYLQLDDNTTLLAKNLKPTIFDGKEVRALVNYTQTSEKSEKYNQVIHVNWIDSILTKKPVPSLGSDTENREKYGDDMVDIVRDWVTVAEDGYLTLRFRALWGGQKVHYINLVTGVNPENPYEVELRHNANGDPQNYWRDALVAFNLNDAVPDTEGKTVKLTIRWRSSQGYKKVDFDYCSRKPISSPKMLEGYSQAGRDIR, translated from the coding sequence ATGAGAAAAATTGATTTCAAGAAGATCGGGCTGGCAGCGATGATGCTCCTGTCGGCCCTCACATTCCAGTCGTGCGATAACGATAACGATACCGATTGGGACCGCGTTTTCCCTAACGCACTGGTAACCGTGAAGAAGAGTGGCGATGCCTGCTATCTGCAGCTCGACGACAACACCACGCTGCTCGCCAAGAACCTGAAACCTACCATCTTTGACGGTAAGGAGGTTCGCGCCCTGGTCAACTACACGCAGACCTCGGAGAAGAGCGAGAAGTATAACCAGGTGATTCACGTCAACTGGATAGACAGCATCCTGACCAAGAAGCCAGTTCCTTCGCTCGGTTCTGATACCGAGAACCGCGAGAAGTATGGCGACGACATGGTCGACATCGTGCGCGACTGGGTAACGGTGGCAGAAGATGGCTATCTCACCCTCCGTTTCCGTGCTCTCTGGGGCGGTCAGAAGGTGCATTACATCAACCTCGTTACGGGTGTGAATCCAGAGAATCCTTACGAGGTAGAGCTGCGCCACAATGCCAATGGCGACCCTCAGAACTACTGGCGCGATGCCCTCGTAGCGTTCAATCTGAACGATGCCGTGCCTGATACCGAAGGCAAGACGGTGAAGCTTACCATCCGCTGGCGTTCCAGCCAGGGCTACAAGAAGGTAGATTTCGACTACTGTTCGCGCAAGCCTATCAGCAGCCCGAAGATGCTCGAAGGATACAGCCAGGCAGGAAGAGATATCCGATAA
- a CDS encoding smalltalk protein, protein MKASTWKTILQIAISFLTAIATTLGITSCSSF, encoded by the coding sequence ATGAAAGCAAGTACCTGGAAAACAATTTTGCAAATTGCAATCTCATTTCTCACAGCCATCGCTACCACCCTCGGTATAACAAGCTGCAGCAGCTTTTAA
- a CDS encoding HU family DNA-binding protein, translating to MEQKGTLKYRKLQRTPQSGENAGKKKWYATAVTDREVDFEGFVSHISDHGSPYSRGTIHGVLMDALDHLQELILDGKSVRLSDLGLFSIGMTSKAEDTKEKVTAASVEGVHLIVRNTKSWSNSELRKKCKIQEYGGYTGTDEGGTSGGTSGGTSGGTSGGTSGGTEQGGGTSQGGSGTTGGGSQEGGDGLE from the coding sequence ATGGAACAGAAAGGAACATTGAAGTATCGTAAGTTGCAGCGTACACCACAGAGCGGCGAGAACGCTGGTAAGAAAAAGTGGTATGCCACTGCGGTAACCGACCGCGAGGTGGATTTCGAGGGATTCGTATCCCACATCTCTGACCACGGTTCGCCTTACTCCCGAGGTACTATCCACGGTGTGCTGATGGATGCACTCGACCATCTGCAGGAGTTGATTCTCGACGGCAAGAGCGTGCGTCTCTCTGACCTCGGTCTGTTCTCTATCGGTATGACTTCGAAGGCGGAGGATACCAAGGAGAAGGTAACGGCTGCCAGCGTAGAGGGTGTACACCTGATTGTGAGAAACACAAAAAGCTGGAGCAACTCTGAGCTGCGCAAGAAGTGCAAGATTCAGGAGTACGGCGGCTATACTGGCACCGACGAGGGTGGCACCTCAGGTGGTACTTCAGGCGGTACCTCAGGTGGCACCTCTGGTGGTACCTCAGGCGGCACTGAACAAGGTGGCGGTACCAGCCAGGGCGGCTCCGGAACTACCGGCGGCGGCTCTCAGGAAGGCGGCGACGGGCTTGAATAA
- a CDS encoding ATP-binding protein, whose translation MERLAINELLKWKNKQYRKPLIIEGARQVGKTWLVKEFARQNYKQLAYVNFEEMKILQNLFEQDFSIPRILTAIGAATNVTCTEGETLIFLDEIQAAPHAVTSLKYFAENAPGYHVIAAGSLLGIELHQGESFPVGKVEFLSLYPMNFIEFVMAMGEKNLAQLLQTKDWNMITMFAPKFQELLKYYYYVGGMPEAVLSFSQNRDWKEVRTIQKDILNSYQRDMSKHAPSEIIPRITDLWKSLPAQLSKENRKFIYGVVREGARAREYELALQWLLDAGLIYKVYNVKAPRLPLASYEDRAAFKIFVLDVGLLGAMSNLKAATIVAGNSIFTEFKGALTEQYVLQQLILRYEPYYYAKTNSTQEIDFLLQDEEDEIVPLEVKAETNVKAKSLRQFVADNQSKKAYRISMNDYLQEDWVTNVPLYAVNGLEFYSIQN comes from the coding sequence ATGGAAAGATTAGCTATCAATGAACTTCTGAAATGGAAGAATAAACAATATCGTAAACCTCTTATTATAGAGGGCGCCAGACAGGTGGGAAAGACTTGGCTGGTGAAGGAGTTTGCCCGCCAGAATTACAAGCAGCTGGCATATGTGAACTTTGAAGAGATGAAGATCCTGCAGAATCTATTTGAACAGGATTTCAGTATTCCTAGAATTCTTACAGCTATTGGGGCTGCAACGAATGTAACCTGCACAGAGGGCGAAACGCTGATATTCCTGGATGAGATTCAGGCTGCCCCTCATGCTGTTACTTCTCTCAAATATTTTGCAGAGAATGCGCCGGGCTATCATGTCATAGCTGCAGGTTCTCTTCTGGGTATCGAACTGCATCAGGGGGAATCTTTTCCTGTGGGTAAGGTGGAATTTCTCTCTCTGTATCCAATGAACTTTATCGAGTTCGTGATGGCTATGGGGGAGAAGAATCTGGCGCAGCTGCTTCAGACGAAGGATTGGAATATGATAACGATGTTTGCTCCCAAGTTTCAGGAACTCTTGAAGTATTATTACTACGTGGGAGGCATGCCTGAAGCCGTATTGAGCTTTAGCCAGAATCGTGACTGGAAAGAGGTGAGAACCATACAGAAGGACATTCTGAACAGTTATCAGAGAGATATGTCGAAGCATGCTCCATCGGAGATTATTCCCCGTATTACTGATTTGTGGAAATCCTTGCCCGCCCAGTTGAGCAAGGAAAACAGGAAGTTTATCTATGGAGTGGTGCGCGAGGGGGCAAGAGCCCGGGAGTATGAGTTGGCCTTGCAGTGGCTGCTGGATGCCGGACTGATATATAAGGTATATAATGTGAAGGCTCCCCGACTGCCGCTTGCCAGTTATGAAGACCGGGCGGCCTTCAAGATCTTTGTCCTGGATGTCGGGCTTCTAGGTGCGATGTCTAATCTCAAGGCTGCGACAATAGTGGCTGGCAACAGTATTTTTACCGAGTTTAAAGGGGCATTGACGGAGCAGTATGTTTTGCAGCAGCTCATTCTCAGGTATGAACCGTATTATTATGCCAAAACCAACAGTACTCAGGAGATTGATTTTCTGCTCCAGGATGAGGAGGATGAGATTGTTCCGCTGGAGGTGAAAGCCGAGACGAATGTCAAGGCAAAGAGCCTGCGCCAGTTTGTTGCAGACAACCAGTCAAAGAAGGCCTATCGCATCTCCATGAATGATTATCTGCAGGAAGATTGGGTTACTAACGTACCGCTCTATGCGGTAAATGGTCTCGAATTTTATTCGATACAAAATTAA
- a CDS encoding DUF3791 domain-containing protein — protein MKQENNRIQLPLEEIKLAFAASCVEGAARKLGVPYIEIYERMRKVDLINKFILPHYDTLHTESREYLIEDIIECLTNWEKKDR, from the coding sequence ATGAAACAAGAAAACAACAGAATACAATTACCCCTAGAAGAAATCAAGCTCGCATTCGCTGCTTCATGCGTTGAGGGAGCTGCAAGAAAGCTCGGGGTACCATATATTGAAATATACGAAAGAATGAGAAAGGTTGATTTAATCAACAAGTTCATTCTGCCCCACTACGATACGCTCCACACCGAAAGTCGAGAGTATCTTATAGAAGATATCATTGAGTGTCTAACTAATTGGGAGAAGAAAGACAGATGA
- a CDS encoding DUF3990 domain-containing protein, giving the protein MKITVYHGATEIIEAPLNHVVRPRLDFGQGFYVTDLKNQAIKWAKTIAEKRAAQPLLNIYTLDRDAILAEARCKIFTAYDKDWLDFIVGNRRGENPARDYDYVEGGIANDRVIDTVNLYMTGFYDAESALQQLIFHKPNNQICLLNQTLINKYLVYNGTEKI; this is encoded by the coding sequence ATGAAAATAACTGTTTATCATGGAGCTACAGAAATTATAGAAGCTCCACTTAATCATGTTGTAAGACCAAGGTTAGACTTTGGCCAAGGCTTCTATGTAACCGATTTAAAGAATCAGGCAATCAAATGGGCTAAAACCATAGCCGAAAAAAGAGCAGCACAACCCCTACTCAATATCTACACTCTAGATAGGGATGCTATTCTTGCAGAAGCTCGCTGCAAGATATTTACCGCATACGATAAAGACTGGCTAGACTTCATCGTGGGCAACAGACGGGGCGAAAACCCTGCCAGAGATTACGATTATGTAGAAGGAGGTATCGCTAACGACCGAGTAATCGATACCGTAAACCTATACATGACAGGTTTTTACGATGCAGAATCAGCCCTACAGCAGTTAATATTTCATAAGCCCAACAATCAGATTTGCTTACTCAATCAAACTCTCATCAATAAATACTTAGTATATAATGGAACAGAAAAAATATAA
- a CDS encoding GNAT family N-acetyltransferase encodes MNLEEYKIELLSDFEELINFYTGKDKMDDFLHNHLQDCEESHYCKTFCVRLKANNTIVAIFALAFDSVDIDSDDFDDMRMGAAGTDLPAVKETFREQFEQKYTYPALEIAYLAIEQKFQSLHLGSALIEEIASMARNQRYAGCVFLTVRAWHTSDYSAVGFYEKNQFAKLTPVPQMDVWPMYKTIWPEE; translated from the coding sequence ATGAATTTAGAAGAATATAAAATAGAACTTTTATCAGACTTTGAAGAGTTGATAAATTTCTATACAGGAAAAGACAAAATGGATGACTTTCTTCATAATCACTTACAAGATTGTGAAGAGAGTCATTATTGTAAGACATTTTGTGTCCGCTTAAAAGCAAACAACACGATTGTTGCAATTTTCGCCTTAGCATTCGACTCTGTTGACATTGATTCAGATGATTTTGATGATATGCGTATGGGGGCAGCAGGAACCGATTTGCCAGCAGTAAAAGAAACATTCCGAGAACAATTCGAACAAAAATATACTTATCCCGCTTTAGAAATTGCCTACTTAGCTATTGAACAAAAATTTCAAAGTTTACACCTAGGTTCAGCCTTAATTGAAGAAATAGCTTCGATGGCTAGAAACCAAAGATATGCCGGTTGCGTCTTCTTGACTGTAAGAGCTTGGCATACCTCTGATTATAGCGCAGTAGGTTTCTATGAAAAAAATCAATTTGCAAAATTGACTCCAGTTCCCCAAATGGATGTTTGGCCAATGTACAAAACAATTTGGCCGGAGGAATAA
- a CDS encoding nucleotidyltransferase family protein codes for MKSREYYISLITSHAEELKKNFGIKSLRLFGSVSRNEQKEGSDVDICVDMEPKMFLVVRLKRFLENLLECSVDIVRLHKHINPFLLKEIEHDGIYIIK; via the coding sequence ATGAAGTCAAGGGAATATTATATATCACTCATCACTTCTCATGCCGAAGAGCTAAAAAAGAACTTCGGCATTAAATCATTACGCCTTTTCGGTTCTGTGTCTAGAAACGAACAGAAAGAAGGTAGTGACGTTGATATATGCGTAGATATGGAACCGAAAATGTTCCTTGTAGTAAGACTGAAACGTTTTCTAGAAAACCTGCTGGAATGTTCTGTTGACATTGTAAGATTGCACAAGCATATCAATCCATTCCTCCTTAAAGAAATAGAACATGACGGAATATACATCATCAAATAG
- a CDS encoding HepT-like ribonuclease domain-containing protein codes for MTEYTSSNRIIGTLIQIKEAIKQLQDWNKDVQTVDDYYCTPEGMKNLAASCMLIEAIGEGVKQIDRLTQSRLLNERPEIPWQDVIGIRNHIAHGYFDIDGDIVFDVIKNNLDDLLAAINYFISKF; via the coding sequence ATGACGGAATATACATCATCAAATAGAATTATTGGAACCTTAATACAAATTAAGGAAGCCATAAAACAATTGCAAGATTGGAACAAAGATGTACAGACTGTTGACGATTACTATTGTACACCAGAAGGAATGAAGAATCTTGCAGCTAGCTGTATGCTTATCGAAGCAATTGGAGAGGGAGTTAAACAAATTGACAGATTAACTCAATCTCGCCTACTAAATGAGCGCCCAGAAATACCATGGCAAGATGTTATTGGCATTCGCAACCATATAGCACATGGCTATTTTGATATTGATGGAGACATCGTGTTCGACGTCATCAAGAATAATCTCGATGACTTACTAGCAGCTATAAATTATTTTATATCAAAATTCTGA
- a CDS encoding very short patch repair endonuclease, translated as MSDRLTIEQRYNNMAAIRGRDTKPEILVRKFLWSRGFRYRLNHPRLPGKPDIVLRKYRTCILVNGCFWHGHEGCKYYVVPKSNTGFWMEKIRRNRERDHEVLHRLAEMGWHTIVIWECELKPAVREKTLESLAFTLNHIYLEDHHIRRYELPEEVPEMVAEPEAERREE; from the coding sequence ATGTCGGACCGTTTGACCATAGAACAGCGCTACAACAATATGGCGGCAATAAGGGGCAGGGATACCAAACCGGAGATTCTTGTCAGGAAATTTCTGTGGAGTAGGGGATTCAGGTATCGGCTCAATCACCCGCGGTTGCCGGGCAAGCCGGACATCGTGCTGAGGAAATATCGCACCTGTATTCTGGTGAACGGGTGCTTCTGGCACGGACATGAGGGGTGCAAATATTATGTGGTGCCGAAATCGAACACCGGATTCTGGATGGAGAAGATCAGGAGGAACCGGGAGAGGGACCATGAGGTGCTGCACCGGCTGGCTGAAATGGGATGGCATACCATCGTGATATGGGAATGTGAACTGAAGCCGGCGGTAAGGGAGAAGACGCTGGAGTCGCTCGCCTTTACGCTGAACCATATCTATCTGGAAGATCATCATATCAGAAGATATGAATTGCCGGAAGAAGTGCCGGAAATGGTGGCGGAGCCGGAGGCGGAAAGACGAGAGGAATAG
- a CDS encoding nucleotidyltransferase domain-containing protein yields MKKEQELTLTAIRECLAKNMPPYGKAILFGSQARGTARDDSDWDILVILDKEQLLPSDYDKVTYPLTELGWDLGKEINPVMYSAKEWQKYKITPFYKNVEKEGVSLWG; encoded by the coding sequence ATGAAGAAGGAACAAGAACTTACATTGACAGCCATCCGTGAATGCCTGGCAAAGAATATGCCACCATACGGGAAAGCGATACTTTTTGGCTCACAAGCTAGAGGTACCGCTAGAGATGATAGCGACTGGGACATTCTTGTTATCTTAGACAAGGAACAGCTTCTTCCTTCTGATTATGACAAAGTTACCTATCCTCTTACCGAACTAGGTTGGGATTTAGGAAAAGAAATAAACCCAGTAATGTATTCCGCTAAGGAGTGGCAGAAATATAAGATTACACCATTTTATAAAAATGTAGAAAAGGAAGGAGTAAGTTTATGGGGCTAA